A window of Rhinatrema bivittatum chromosome 2, aRhiBiv1.1, whole genome shotgun sequence contains these coding sequences:
- the LOC115083679 gene encoding oocyte zinc finger protein XlCOF6-like, translating to MPTTSNRKGKSKSRPSPMDVPVGPMDGFMGSGTSVEPRKGVLPSPEPDPSSVQPLAEPPGSEEGAGLALDPLQPRTLGSLWMVLVRLEATMSSKLERIQGEISSLELRSGTQEKKISAQAKRLQALENKVPVTFEDIAVSFSQEEGSCLAEGQKEIYRDVKENYETLSSVADNEVIKEEKREENREEHPLLLAFTLRPSGNVFENLSQRTEVGDTSQSHQELEKKQRDPAGESSAGVTACERSDGELTDIPEHQRHLIAEGPFQSNNSDQMTSDLHQTHLIAEGPFQSNNSDQMTSDLHQSHLIAEGPFQSNNSDQMTSDLHQSHLIAEGPFQSNNSDQMASDLHQSHLIAEGPFQNNNCDQMTSLHQIEEKEKKSFYCDTCGKTFDKKCHFVLHQKTNTGARPFPCLQCKKCFKQKVTLKLHQRIHTQGNTFTCIECKRNFSSRESLVIHQKTHTGKRPSHCPQDEESYSSEFSLLNPQKMEREERTFSYSESGENIQKQDLIINQTQKEENIFMSTDAFPTLSTCKNFSQEENFTEQLKFQPGERAISNNECNKILCDWKVSSRDGKKYTGERPLSFIQAEKCFSRKADVSQQKKISIGERQFACTECGKSFRQKRILKIHQRIHTGLKPFACSECGKSFNQKDILKRHQIIHTGEKPFSCSECGKRFSRKEHLKCHQRIHTGVKPFTCSECGKCFSELGSLNRHHRIHTGEKPFTCSECGKNFSRKETFKCHQRIHTGVKPFTCIECGKSFSQKGHVKCHQRIHTGVKPFTCSICGKSFSGIGNLKRHQRIHTGLKPFTCSVW from the exons ATGCCGACTACATCGAATAGAAAGGGAAAGTCTAAATCTCGCCCGTCACCCATGGATGTTCCTGTCGGAccgatggatggttttatgggtTCTGGGACTTCAGTGGAGCCCAGGAAGGGGGTTCTTCCTTCTCCAGAGCCAGATCCCTCCTCAGTGCAGCCCCTGGCAGAGCCCCCGGGgtcagaggagggggcagggctggctcTGGATCCACTGCAGCCCAGGACTTTGGGCTCTCTGTGGATGGTTCTGGTGCGGCTGGAAGCAACAATGAGCAGCAAGTTGGAAAGGATTCAAGGGGAAATCTCCTCGCTGGAGCTGCGCTCAGGGACccaggagaagaaaatctctgCTCAGGCTAAGCGGCTGCAGGCGCTGGAGAACAAG gtgccggtgacgtttgaggacatcgctgtctctttctcccaggaggaaggGAGTTGTTTAGCTGAAGGACAGAAGGAGATTTACAGGGatgtgaaggagaattatgagaccctgagcTCTGTAG CAGACAATGAGGTcataaaggaagagaagagggaggagaatagAGAAGAACATCCTCTACTATTGGCATTTACACTAAGACCATcaggaaatgtctttgaaaatctgtcccagaGGACTGAGGTGGGCGACACTAGCCAAAGTCATCAGGAACTGGAGAAGAAGCAGCGAGACCCTGCAGGAGAGTCATCAGCTGGAGTCACTGCATGTGAGAGAAGTGACGGGGAGCTCACAGACATCCCTGAGCACCAGAGACACCTGATAGCAGAGGGACCCTTccagagtaataacagtgatcaaatgacttctgacctcCATCAGACTCACCTGATAGCAGAGGGACCCTTccagagtaataacagtgatcaaatgacttctgacctcCATCAGAGTCACCTGATAGCAGAGGGACCCTTccagagtaataacagtgatcaaatgacttctgacctcCATCAGAGTCACCTGATAGCAGAGGGACCCTTccagagtaataacagtgatcaaatggCTTCTGACCTCCATCAGAGTCACCTGATAGCAGAGGGCCCCTTCCAGAATAATAACTGTGATCAAATGACTTCTCTCCATCAAatagaagagaaagagaagaaatccTTTTACTGTGACACCTGTGGGAAAACTTTTgataagaaatgtcattttgtattGCATCAGAAAACCAACACAGGAGCAAGACCTTTTCCATGCTTACAGTGTAAAAAATGTTTCAAGCAGAAGGTAACCCTGAAATTACACCAAAGAATCCACACTCAAGGGAACACTTTCACTTGTATTGAATGTAAGAGAAACTTTTCTAGCAGGGAATCCTTAGTAATACACCAAAAAACACATACAGGTAAGAGACCCTCTCATTGCCCTCAAGATGAGGAATCTTACAGCTCCGAGTTCTCTTTATTAAATCCCCAGAaaatggagagagaagagagaacattttcatATTCTGAAAGTGGAGAAAACATTCAAAAGCAAGACCTTATAATAAACCAAacacagaaagaagaaaacataTTCATGAGTACTGATGCTTttcccacactcagtacatgcaaAAACTTCAGTCAGGAAGAAAACTTCACAGAACAActaaaattccaaccaggagagagagcaATTTCAAATAATGAATGCAATAAAATCTTATGTGACTGGAAAGTCTCTTCAAGAGATGGAAAAAAATATACTggtgagagaccattgtcttTCATTCAAGCTGAAAAATGCTTCAGTAGGAAGGCAGATGTCTCACAACAAAAGAAAATCTCTATAGGAGAAAGAcaatttgcatgtactgagtgtgggaaaagcttcaggcAGAAACGCATCCTCAaaatccaccagagaatccacactggttTAAAACCATTtgcatgtagtgagtgtggtaaaagtttcaatcAGAAGGACATCCTAAAACGCCACCAGataatccacactggagagaaaccattttcgtgtagtgagtgtggtaaacgTTTTAGTCGGAAGGAACATCTCAAatgccaccagagaatccacactggagtcaaaccatttacatgtagtgaatgTGGTAAATGTTTCAGTGAATTAGGATCTTTGAACCGCCACCatagaatccacactggagagaagccatttacctgtagtgagtgtggtaaaaatTTTAGTCGGAAAGAAACTTTCAAATgtcatcagagaatccacactggagtgaaaccatttacatgtattgaGTGTGGTAAGAGTTTCAGTCAGAAAGGTCACGTCAAatgccaccagagaatccacactggtgtcaaaccatttacatgtagtatatgtggtaaaagtttcagtggGATAGGAAACTTGAAacgccaccagagaatccacactggactcaaaccatttacatgtagtgtgTGGTAA